A single region of the Eremothecium gossypii ATCC 10895 chromosome V, complete sequence genome encodes:
- the ERG8 gene encoding phosphomevalonate kinase (Syntenic homolog of Saccharomyces cerevisiae YMR220W (ERG8)) has product MDKVRAFSAPGKALLVGGYLVLDPNYKSYVVALSSRMHAVVKQTEGSAEAPLRVKLTSSQFNNDQWEYTVDFESNYELVETKGRRHPFIEKTLANVLNYFQPPRGQLAEISIEVFSDAGYHSQLDSIEHRNEFRSFRFHKKSITDVPKTGLGSSAGLVTVLTAALISVFLPEMDVRLNKHLELIHNLSQVAHCQAQGKVGSGFDVASAVFGSIIYQRFPPALINDLPSIGAPEYADCLRNVIDKADWHSRHDRVSLPKGLRIAMGDVRGGSQTPRLVTQVHQWLQADPEHGSKIYEEINKGNIAFMSGLEELNRIAEQDLSTYNELLQTLENGGSLERFPVLAQIQSAIQQIRKNFRTITSESGADIEPQEQTALLENSLQLKGVLTGMVPGAGGRDAIALIVAEDSNLVEQTKEAVEFGAVTWLDLGQEKFGILEVSPEQYNNLQ; this is encoded by the coding sequence ATGGACAAGGTAAGGGCTTTCAGTGCGCCAGGTAAGGCTCTTCTAGTTGGGGGCTATTTGGTACTTGACCCCAACTACAAGTCCTATGTTGTAGCACTTTCTTCTCGCATGCATGCAGTAGTGAAGCAGACTGAAGGGTCTGCAGAGGCCCCCCTACGTGTCAAGTTGACAAGTTCACAATTTAACAACGATCAGTGGGAATACACAGTGGACTTTGAGTCGAATTATGAACTTGTTGAGACGAAAGGACGCCGGCATCCATTTATTGAGAAGACTCTAGCAAATGTATTGAACTACTTTCAACCGCCCCGGGGACAGCTTGCTGAGATATCCATTGAAGTTTTCTCTGATGCCGGCTACCACTCCCAACTTGATAGCATTGAACACCGGAATGAGTTCCGTAGTTTCAGATTTCACAAGAAAAGCATCACCGATGTTCCAAAGACAGGGTTGGGGTCATCTGCAGGGCTAGTCACCGTTCTCACTGCCGCTCTGATATCTGTGTTTTTACCGGAGATGGATGTTCGTCTAAATAAACATCTAGAGCTGATCCATAATTTGTCACAGGTCGCGCATTGCCAAGCCCAAGGAAAAGTAGGCAGTGGTTTTGACGTGGCATCCGCAGTTTTTGGCTCGATCATCTACCAGCGCTTTCCGCCTGCATTGATTAATGATCTGCCCTCTATTGGTGCGCCAGAATATGCAGACTGCTTGCGGAACGTAATTGATAAAGCGGATTGGCATAGTCGCCATGACCGAGTCAGTCTCCCAAAAGGCTTACGCATCGCTATGGGAGATGTCCGCGGGGGTTCACAGACGCCTCGTTTGGTCACACAGGTGCACCAATGGTTACAAGCTGATCCAGAACACGGTAGCAAGATCTACGAGGAGATAAACAAAGGAAACATTGCATTTATGTCCGGCTTGGAAGAACTCAATAGAATTGCAGAGCAAGATCTTAGCACATACAATGAACTGCTCCAGACTCTGGAAAATGGCGGCTCCCTCGAAAGGTTCCCCGTGCTTGCTCAAATACAAAGTGCTATCCAGCAAATACGGAAAAACTTCAGGACTATTACATCTGAATCCGGCGCGGACATTGAACCTCAAGAACAAACGGCACTTTTAGAAAATTCTTTGCAGCTAAAAGGCGTTTTAACGGGCATGGTACCCGGTGCAGGAGGTCGCGATGCAATTGCTCTCATCGTAGCCGAGGATTCAAACTTGGTAGAACAGACAAAGGAGGCTGTTGAGTTCGGTGCAGTTACCTGGCTTGATTTAGGTCAAGAAAAATTCGGTATCTTGGAGGTTAGTCCCGAACAATACAACAATTTGCAGTAA
- the RFM1 gene encoding Rfm1p (Syntenic homolog of Saccharomyces cerevisiae YOR279C (RFM1)), whose translation MKRVRKAMNSIPEIETSKVDYNLLSREEVLKSAKCNNINIDTGEEHSTKFSLIKKRRLGLLERAKEVAKMVEPIEFESYRDYFILHTFKRGKSESGRVDLNNLKRYKCGVYYERIRADRADELEGQNTKQGTPRGSPMVSSNDDLEYRPPLTRRSSRRQSTESKRGRSTLGCQEEQAEDGEKSSTEGSLPVNQIRGDISVDSIIPKRGSDSNVRRSSRLTSKEKERLGKEASTATNEDEAAEPILNELYEVIIPKEASPIRRSDWVLPTRQRYIPEKHQPVKHIPEQVKINELVKNSRIKTILSRFEGGLAGVRTSKTT comes from the coding sequence ATGAAGCGAGTGAGAAAGGCCATGAACTCTATTCCTGAAATTGAGACTTCAAAAGTGGATTATAACTTGTTGTCAAGAGAGGAAGTTTTAAAGTCTGCAAAATGCAATAATATCAATATAGACACTGGCGAGGAACACAGTACCAAGTTCAGCCTTATAAAAAAACGGAGGCTAGGACTATTGGAGCGTGCCAAGGAGGTGGCCAAGATGGTAGAACCGATAGAGTTCGAGTCATATCGGGATTATTTTATTTTACATACGTTCAAAAGAGGTAAATCAGAGAGCGGACGAGTTGACCTCAATAATTTGAAAAGATACAAATGTGGCGTCTACTATGAGCGTATCCGTGCGGACCGTGCCGACGAACTAGAGGGCCAGAACACGAAGCAGGGCACGCCGCGAGGAAGCCCTATGGTTTCGTCAAACGACGACTTGGAGTACCGACCACCACTCACTCGGCGTTCATCCAGAAGGCAATCCACGGAAAGCAAGCGCGGGCGATCTACGCTAGGCTGCCAGGAGGAACAGGCAGAAGATGGTGAGAAGAGTAGTACTGAAGGCTCCCTTCCAGTCAACCAGATACGAGGAGATATTTCTGTCGACAGCATAATTCCGAAAAGAGGCTCTGACAGTAATGTGAGAAGGTCATCACGACTAACTTCAAAGGAGAAAGAACGACTAGGAAAAGAAGCTTCCACCGCAACTAATGAGGATGAAGCTGCTGAGCCCATACTAAATGAACTTTACGAGGTTATTATTCCCAAGGAGGCTAGTCCTATAAGGCGTTCAGATTGGGTTTTGCCAACGAGACAAAGATATATACCGGAGAAACACCAGCCAGTCAAGCACATCCCTGAACAGGTCAAGATTAATGAACTCGTAAAGAATAGTAGAATAAAGACTATTTTGTCAAGGTTCGAGGGTGGCCTAGCTGGTGTTAGGACGTCCAAGACGACTTGA